A region from the Aphis gossypii isolate Hap1 chromosome 1, ASM2018417v2, whole genome shotgun sequence genome encodes:
- the LOC114126626 gene encoding small integral membrane protein 20, producing MSRLKGWKYVAFLSAFVGGIGLATYPIIIYPMTHIEDYKKSQEENRAQLDQSRLRPEVAGNMNKWTDPFERKNND from the exons atgtctcGTCTAAAAGGATGGAAGTATGTTGCATTCCTATCAGCTTTTGTTGGTGGTATAGGATTAGCAACTTACCCAATCATTATTTATCCAATGACGCACATTGAAGATTATA aaaagtcTCAAGAGGAGAATCGTGCACAATTAGATCAATCTAGATTACGGCCTGAAGTTGCTGGGA ATATGAATAAATGGACTGATCCATTTGAACGAAAGAATAATGACTAA